Proteins from one Corallococcus exiguus genomic window:
- a CDS encoding tetratricopeptide repeat protein, with protein MVKESYRAQWERSRAYLETGDLGLALQELRDALTLASDDAVLWEEIFNLSLLGGLTQNALAAALRLRQLAPENPNFIGLHAMAALLAGKLTEAVPLFEEVLQRDPESVEARRQLARALDVAGQRGRVRTLLEEAVARAPSDTGAPNDLAVHYLEHVPQEGPALAASVLAPVLEAHPQDPTTHFNLALALRLGEPAKARHHAQQVLQGGDKELRAKAQQLLTMIPA; from the coding sequence ATGGTCAAGGAGTCCTACCGCGCGCAGTGGGAGCGCTCGCGGGCGTATCTGGAGACGGGGGACCTGGGGCTCGCGCTTCAGGAGCTGCGGGACGCGCTGACGCTGGCGTCGGACGACGCGGTCCTCTGGGAAGAAATCTTCAACCTGTCGCTGCTCGGGGGACTCACGCAGAACGCCCTGGCCGCCGCGCTGCGGCTGCGCCAGCTGGCGCCGGAGAACCCCAACTTCATCGGCCTGCACGCCATGGCCGCGCTGCTCGCGGGCAAGCTGACGGAGGCCGTGCCCCTCTTCGAGGAGGTCCTCCAGCGCGACCCTGAGTCGGTGGAGGCCCGCCGGCAGCTGGCGCGGGCGCTGGACGTCGCGGGCCAGCGCGGCCGGGTGCGCACGCTGCTGGAAGAAGCCGTCGCGCGGGCGCCCTCGGACACGGGCGCGCCCAACGACCTGGCGGTGCACTACCTGGAGCACGTGCCGCAGGAAGGCCCGGCGCTCGCCGCGAGCGTGCTGGCCCCGGTGCTGGAGGCGCATCCCCAGGACCCCACCACGCACTTCAACCTGGCGCTGGCGCTGCGCCTGGGAGAGCCGGCGAAGGCCCGCCACCACGCGCAGCAGGTGCTCCAGGGTGGTGACAAGGAGCTCCGCGCGAAGGCCCAGCAGCTGCTGACGATGATCCCCGCCTGA